The DNA sequence ATTCGGTCGATCAATAGTGGATATGCTTATTAGCTTTATTGGCATTATGGGCGTTTGGCTTTTTATTATTGCCATTTTCTTACTTTCGATGACTTTGCTTGTCGAGTCAAGCATTAGTGATTTTCTCACGTTCATGAAACCAACATTTACCAAAACAAAAATCAAAGAGTATAAAGCAGAACCAGAAGAAAAGCGTATTCCTGAAAAGACAAAAAAAGAGATGTCGTTGAAAGAACGCATCAAGCTTGAAGACAAAGTCATGTTAGATGATGATACTCCTGATGAGAATCCAGCGATTATAGAGCCGCTTTATCCTGAGAACAATGAACCTAAAAAACCACTCGTTCGTCTTAAAAGTGCTAAAAAAGTTGAGATTTTAAGCGAAGTAGCGGAGAATACGAAGCTTCTTTCTGAGATTGATCAAGGCGAATGTGACAAACCAAAAGACTTTAAACTTCCGCCTCTCTCTTTTTTAGCCAATCCTCCAGCAAAAGCTGTTCATGTCAATGAGAATGAGATTGACCAAAAGATTCAAGATCTTTTAGAAAAACTCAGACGTTTTAAAATTGAAGGCGATGTTGTACGTACCTACTCAGGTCCTGTAGTTACAACCTTTGAGTTTAAGCCGGCGCCTCATGTAAAAGTTTCTCGTATTTTAACGCTTCAAGATGACCTTGCAATGGCATTAAAAGCCAAAACAATTCGTATTCAAGCCCCAATTCCTGGAAAAGATGTTGTGGGTATAGAAGTTCCAAACCAAAAGATAGAGACCATTTATCTCAAAGAAATTTTAGAGAGTGACATCTTTAAAAAGTCTTCTTCTCCACTAACCATTGCTCTTGGAAAAGACATCGTTGGTAACGCATTTGTTACCGATCTTAAAAAACTTCCACATTTATTGGTGGCTGGAACAACAGGTAGTGGTAAAAGTGTAGGAATTAACGCGATGCTACTTTCGTTGCTCTATCGCAACTCACCCGATACATTACGCTTTTTGATGATCGATCCTAAGATGTTGGAGTTTTCGATTTATAATGACATTCCACATCTATTAACACCTGTTATTACAAAACCAAAACAAGCGATTGTTGCACTTGCCAATATGGTAGGAGAAATGGAGCGACGTTATCAGATGATGAGCCGTTCAAAGACAAAAAATATTGAAAATTACAATGAAAAGGCTAAAAGTATTGGTGTTGAGCCACTGCCTTATATTGTGATTATTATTGACGAATTAGCTGACCTTATGATGACCAGCGGTAAAGATGTTGAGTTTTATATAGCACGACTTGCTCAAATGGCAAGAGCAAGCGGAATTCACATCATTGTAGCGACACAAAGGCCTTCTGTTGATGTTGTGACGGGTCTTATTAAAGCAAACTTACCTTCTCGTATTAGTTTTAAAGTAGGGCAAAAAATCGACTCAAAAGTCATTTTAGATGCTATGGGAGCAGATTCTTTGCTTGGAAACGGCGATATGCTTTTTACACCTCCAGGTACTTCTGGACTCATTCGTTTACATGCTCCATACACCTCTGAAGACGAGATTGATAAGGTGGTTGAATACCTCAAGAAACAGCGCCCTGTCGTATATGACGAAAGTTTTTTAAGAGAGAGCGAAGAGGGTTTTTCAGCTGGTGCTGGAAGCAAAGATAGTGGTGATTTAGATGAGCTTTTTGAGGACGCAAAAGCCATTGTCCTTAATGAAAGAAAGAGCTCAATTTCTTATATTCAAAGAAGATTGAATATTGGCTATAATAGAGCTGCGACGATTGTAGAGCAACTGGAAGCGATGGGAATACTTTCATCACAGAATGCAAAAGGTCAACGCGAAATTATTGTTTAACTAATCAACCACAAGGAGTCAGTCACAATGAGTTTTTTCCAAGCGTATGAAGCAGAAGTGAATGAAAGAGCAAAGTTAGGTGTTCCTCCTTTACCTCTTGATGCTAAAAAAACAGCAGAGGTAGTCGAGCTTTTAAAGAAAGAAGAGGGCGATCAAGCCTTTTTAAAAGACTTAATTGCAAATCGTGTTCCACCAGGAGTGGATGAAGCCGCTTACGTAAAAGCAGCTTTTTTGAATGATGTGGCTCAAAAAAAAGTTACATGTAAAGCCATAACTCCCGTTTATGCGATAGAGCTTTTAGGTACTATGTTTGGTGGGTACAATGTTCAACCGCTTGTGGATGCTCTTAGCTCCTCAGATGCCGCTGTGGCTCGTGCAGCATGCGATGCACTGAAAAGTATCGTTCTTGTGTATGGCTCTTTCAACGATATTGAAACACTTGCAAAAACTAACGCTTATGCTAAAGAAGTTCTTCTTTCTTGGGCAAATGCTGAATGGTTTACGACAAAACCAGCTATTCCTGAAAAAATTACCGTAGCCGTTCTAAAAGTAGCGGGTGAAACCAATACCGATGACCTTAGTCCTGCAAGTGAAGCGTTTACAAGAAGTGACATTCCTCTTCATGCCAATGCTATGTTGGTTAAAAGACTTCCAGGTTCTATTGAGAAGATCAAGGAATTGATCGCAAAAGGATACGAAGTTGCTTATGTCGGTGATGTTGTAGGAACGGGAAGTAGCCGAAAATCAGGTATTAACTCGATTCAATGGTTTATGGGAAGAGACATCCCCAATGTTCCTAATAAAAAAACAGGTGGCTTGGTCATTGGAACGACCATCGCTCCAATTTTCTTTAACACAGCAGAAGATAGCGGTGCGCTTCCAATTGAAGTGAATGTTGAAGGCTTAGAAACAGGCGATATTATCGATGTTTATCCACTTGCGGGGAAAATTGAAAAAAATGGCAAAGTGGTGGCAACTTTCAAACTTGCTCCTAACACTTTAGCCGATGAATACCGTGCAGGTGGCAGAATTCCTCTTATCATTGGACGAGGTTTGACAACCAAAGCGAGAGCAAGCCTTGGTATGGGTGCTGAGAATATCTTTGCAAAACCAGAACAACCAGCAGAGCAAAAAGGTGTCGGTTATACGCTTGCTCAAAAAATGGTTGGGCGAGCTTGCGGTGTTGAGGGTGTACGTGCAGGTATGTATGTTGAGCCTCAAACATTAACTGTCGGTAGCCAAGATACAACAGGACCAATGACCAGAGATGAGATCAAAGAGCTTGCCGCTCTTGGCTTTAGTGCTGATCTTGTTATGCAAAGCTTCTGCCATACAGCCGCTTATCCAAAACCGAGCGATGTTAAACTTCATCACACTCTTCCAGCATTTATTACCTCACGTTCAGGTGTCAGTCTTAGAGCAGGGGATGGCGTTATTCACTCATGGTTAAACCGTATGGTGCTTCCTGATAGCGTTGGAACAGGTGGAGACAGTCATACACGTTTTCCTATTGGTATCTCTTTCCCAGCAGGTTCCGGATTGGTCGCTTTTGCTGCTGTTACGGGAAGTATGCCGCTTAATATGCCAGAATCTATTTTGGTACGCTTCAAAGGTGAATTACAACCTGGTATTACCCTTCGCGATCTTGTCAATGCGATTCCGTATTATGCGATTAAAAAAGGTATGTTGACCGTTCCTAAAAAGAATAAAAAAAATATTTTTGCAGGAAAAATCCTTGAGATCGAAGGACTACCAAAACTCAAAGTTGAACAAGCTTTTGAACTGAGCGACGCTTCGGCTGAGAGAAGTGCGGCAGCGTGTGCTGTAGCCTTAGATGTTGAGCCAATCGTTGAGTACCTTAAATCTAACATTACACTGCTTGAATCAATGATTAAAGCGGGCTATGCTGACGCTAAAACATTGCAACGTAGAGCAGATAAGATGAAAGCATGGATCAAAGAGCCTAACCTTCTTAAAGCAGATGCTAATGCACAGTATTCTGAAATCATTGAAATCAATCTTAATGAGATCAAAGAGCCGATTTTGGCATGCCCAAATGATCCTGACGATGTTGCAACACTAAGCGAAATCTTGGCTGATGCAAATCGTCCTAAGAAAATCGATGAAGTTTTTGTAGGAAGTTGTATGACAAACATTGGTCACTACAGAGCATTGGGTGAAGTCCTTCAAGGCGAAGGTAAAGTTCCAACCACACTTTGGATCGCACCTCCTACGAAGATGGATAAAGAGCAATTGACTGCTGAGGGTTATTATGCGCTCTTTGGCGCGGCAGGCGCTCGTATTGAAATTCCAGGCTGTTCACTCTGTATGGGTAATCAAGCAAGTGTTAGAGAAGGTGCTGTCGTCTTTTCAACATCGACCAGAAACTTTGACAACCGCATGGGACCAAACTCAAAAGTTTACCTTGGTAGTGCCGAGCTCGCTGCTCTTTGCGCACTTTTAGGGAGACTTCCAAGCGTGGAAGAGTATATGAGTTTAGTGCCTAAAAAACTTGCAGGTAAGACAGATAAAGTCTACAAATACCTCAATTTTAACCTCATAGAAAACTATCAACTCGGCAATTAATACCCCAAAAGCCACTCAAAAAGAGTGGCTTTTACTTTTTACATGTAAGGACTCTTTTGACTATACAAAAAAATTGTATTGTAACCCTCGACTACACTGTTTTCGACACTGAGAACAACCTTTTGGACAGTGGTGCTCAATCACTTGTCTATCTGCATGGCGGCTATGGCGATATATTTGAAAAAATTGAAAAAGCGTTAGAAGGCAAGAGTGTTGGAGAAAGCATTCACATTCAACTTTCCCCAAAAGAAGCCTTTGGTGAGTATAGACAAGAGTTAGTGCTCATTGAAGATCGTAGCCAGTTTGAAGATGATTTAGAAGTAGGGCAAAATGTTGAAATGGTCTTTAGTGAAGATGATGACGATGAAATTATGCTGGCTTATACGGTTATCGATATTTTAGAAGATCGCGTTATTTTAGATGCAAACCATCCTCTTGCTGGTGTAACAATCATTTTTGATGGAACCGTCATTGGTATAAGAGAAGCTACGAGTGATGAGATTGAGCAAAGACTCCTCACTCAAGAAGAGTCCTTATTTGCAATGCAAAATTAGCGTAAACTCTCTTCCAAATTTTCAACCACTTGGTGCATTTTATAGAGTGAATCAGGGTTGAGAGAGATCGAATCTATCCCATTTTTCACTAAAAACTCTGTAATTTCAGGGTAATCAGAAGGTGCTTGCCCGCAAATACCGATGTATTTTCCTCTAGCTTTGCACGCAGCTATTGCCATTTTAAGCATTATTGTTACTGCATCATTGCGCTCATTAAAAATATGAGCGATTTGTCCGCTCTCCCTATCGACACCTAAAACAAGCTGTGTAAGATCGTTTGAGCCAATGGAATAACCATCAAAGATTTTTAGAAACTGATCGGCGATGATGACATTGGCCGGTATCTCGCACATGGCATAAATTTGTAGCCCATTAATGCCTTGCACTAAGCCTTGAGCATTCATAATGTCAATAACTTTTTGCCCTTCTTCGGGTGTGCGAACAAATGGAATCATAATGATGACGTTGGTAAGCCCCATATCATCTCGTACGCGTTTGAGCGCTTCACATTCCAACGCATACGCCTCTTTATAACTTTCATCATAGTATCTGCTTGCACCTCTGAAGCCTATCATAGGGTTTTCTTCCTCGGCTTCGTAAGCAAGACCTCCAAGCATATTGCGGTATTCGTTGCTTTTAAAATCGCTGGTACGAATGATGACAGGTTTGGGGTAAAATGCTGCGGCAATCATACCAACACCTTCGCTGATCTTTTGAAGAAAAAACTCTTTAGCATCGGTGTAAGGGTTCATAAAAGCCTTAATAGCTTCTTCATCTTGCACAGGGCTTCCCTTGTGCATATTCACGAGTGCCATCGGATGAGCATTAATGGAATGCGTCATTATGAACTCCATCCGTGCAAGCCCTACACCATCATTCGGCATTTTAGCAAGATTAAACGCTTCAGCGGGATTGCCCACATTCATCATCAGTTTGGTCTTTGTATGCTTTAAAGAACTGAGGTCTATCGTTTTACATGTAAAGGCAATTTCACCCTCGTATATGTGTCCTTCATCGCCATCAGCGCAACTAACGGTTACTTTTTGAGTATTGCTCAGTACTTCAGTCGCATTACCACAACCAACCACTGCTGGCACACCGATTTCACGCGCAACAATAGCAGCATGACACGTTCTGCTACCTCGATTTGTAACAACGGCTGAAGCCTTTTTCATGATAGGTTCCCAATCAGGATTGGTCGTATCGGCAACCAAAACATTACCTTCTTTAAAGAGAGCAAATTCTGAGGTATTATGAATGACTTTGACTTCGCCACTGCCTATTTTATCGCCGACGGCACGACCAGAGGTGATAAGCTTCAAATCTTTGGTGCTACTCAAGGCGTATTTTTCGATGGAGATGTTATTTTGGAGTTTACTTTGAACCGTCTCTGGACGTGCTTGGACGATGTAGAGTTTGCCATCAAGGCCATCTTTTGCCCACTCAATATCCATCGGACGTTTATAGTACTCTTCAATAATCAGTGCTTGATGCGCTAAAATCAACACTTCTGTATCACTGATCGAAAAATGTTTTTGCTCTTCTTCTGTTGTGGGCACATTGATAGTATGGGCTTCATCGCTATAAAGCATTTTCTCTTTTTTACTGCCTAGTGAACGTTTTAAAATGGTATTGAGCCCTTTTTTAAGGGTTGGTTTAAAGACGAAGAACTCATCGGCATTAACCTTGCCACTTACCACATTTTCGCCCAGTCCCCAGATAGAATTGATTAAGATGAGATTTTCAGAGCCACTCTCAGTGTCGATGGTAAAGATGACACCACTGCTGGACATATCACTTCGCACCATTTTTTGAACACCGACTGAGAGAGCGACTTTAAAATGGTCAAATCCACGACTTGTTCGATAACTAATGGCACGATCCATAAATAACGAAGCGTAGCAACGCTTTACACACTCTAAAAGCTTCTCTGACGTGTTAATGTTCAAAAAGGTCTCTTGTTGTCCTGCAAAGCTAGCATCGGGTAGATCTTCAGCAGTTCCTGATGAGCGCACGGCAACGTCGATGTTTTCTGAGCTATATTCTTGAGAGAGCATGTGGTAAGCACTTTTTAGCTCTTTGATAAGCTGTTCAGGAAGTGTTGATGCCAAGATAAGTTCACGAATGGCACGACCACGTTCTTGAAGCGAAAGGGTATCGGAAATATCTAAACCTTCTAAAAGCTTTTCGATCTTTTCTTTAATGCCATTTTCTTTGAGTAACAGGTGGTAAGCCTCGCTGGTTGTCGCAAAACCATTGGGGATTTTGATACCTTTGGTCGATAGCTTTTGGTACATTTCACCCAAACTAGCATTTTTGCCGCCAACAAGGGGAATATCGCCGATATGAAGTTCATTGAAGAAACGAATAAAACGCATAATAACCTCCCATACGAAAAGTTATACCTATGGTAGCACAAATTATAATTAAGAGTGCTATAAAAAAGAGATTACATGTAAGAGTGAAAAAGTCCACAACAAAAGCTAGTGGACTTTTTTAGATGAGGGAATAACGTATTTTAGGGCAAGAATGTATACATGATAGACAAATACCCAGCCACTTGGTAATGGTCATCTACAATAGGGCTTTTATAGATCGTTTTGTCAAATTTTTTGTATTCGACATTCGCAATGATTGACCATGTCTCGCTAAAGGCAAAGATTTGTGTTAAACCAATAAAGGGGTTGATCGCACCATCTGCATGGTAGCTTGGTCGTGCAAAGGTTGCCTCTTTTGCTTTAACACCGTAGTAATAATTGCTTTTCTTATCACTGAGGTATTCTGCGCCAGCATAGAGGGATAAACCTGAATTTTCTGTCTCTAAAAGAGTGTAGTTATACGCGGTATTGATAGTGTAGCCATCTGTAGTACCGCTGACATCACGC is a window from the Sulfurospirillum oryzae genome containing:
- a CDS encoding FtsK/SpoIIIE family DNA translocase; protein product: MATILPDASVVGKFGAYLGTLNQSTFGYVAFIYPFLLIFPSFSLYKESKLTERRIGVFLASAILIFAVLMAQSILVKSVFMGSFGRSIVDMLISFIGIMGVWLFIIAIFLLSMTLLVESSISDFLTFMKPTFTKTKIKEYKAEPEEKRIPEKTKKEMSLKERIKLEDKVMLDDDTPDENPAIIEPLYPENNEPKKPLVRLKSAKKVEILSEVAENTKLLSEIDQGECDKPKDFKLPPLSFLANPPAKAVHVNENEIDQKIQDLLEKLRRFKIEGDVVRTYSGPVVTTFEFKPAPHVKVSRILTLQDDLAMALKAKTIRIQAPIPGKDVVGIEVPNQKIETIYLKEILESDIFKKSSSPLTIALGKDIVGNAFVTDLKKLPHLLVAGTTGSGKSVGINAMLLSLLYRNSPDTLRFLMIDPKMLEFSIYNDIPHLLTPVITKPKQAIVALANMVGEMERRYQMMSRSKTKNIENYNEKAKSIGVEPLPYIVIIIDELADLMMTSGKDVEFYIARLAQMARASGIHIIVATQRPSVDVVTGLIKANLPSRISFKVGQKIDSKVILDAMGADSLLGNGDMLFTPPGTSGLIRLHAPYTSEDEIDKVVEYLKKQRPVVYDESFLRESEEGFSAGAGSKDSGDLDELFEDAKAIVLNERKSSISYIQRRLNIGYNRAATIVEQLEAMGILSSQNAKGQREIIV
- the acnB gene encoding bifunctional aconitate hydratase 2/2-methylisocitrate dehydratase, producing the protein MSFFQAYEAEVNERAKLGVPPLPLDAKKTAEVVELLKKEEGDQAFLKDLIANRVPPGVDEAAYVKAAFLNDVAQKKVTCKAITPVYAIELLGTMFGGYNVQPLVDALSSSDAAVARAACDALKSIVLVYGSFNDIETLAKTNAYAKEVLLSWANAEWFTTKPAIPEKITVAVLKVAGETNTDDLSPASEAFTRSDIPLHANAMLVKRLPGSIEKIKELIAKGYEVAYVGDVVGTGSSRKSGINSIQWFMGRDIPNVPNKKTGGLVIGTTIAPIFFNTAEDSGALPIEVNVEGLETGDIIDVYPLAGKIEKNGKVVATFKLAPNTLADEYRAGGRIPLIIGRGLTTKARASLGMGAENIFAKPEQPAEQKGVGYTLAQKMVGRACGVEGVRAGMYVEPQTLTVGSQDTTGPMTRDEIKELAALGFSADLVMQSFCHTAAYPKPSDVKLHHTLPAFITSRSGVSLRAGDGVIHSWLNRMVLPDSVGTGGDSHTRFPIGISFPAGSGLVAFAAVTGSMPLNMPESILVRFKGELQPGITLRDLVNAIPYYAIKKGMLTVPKKNKKNIFAGKILEIEGLPKLKVEQAFELSDASAERSAAACAVALDVEPIVEYLKSNITLLESMIKAGYADAKTLQRRADKMKAWIKEPNLLKADANAQYSEIIEINLNEIKEPILACPNDPDDVATLSEILADANRPKKIDEVFVGSCMTNIGHYRALGEVLQGEGKVPTTLWIAPPTKMDKEQLTAEGYYALFGAAGARIEIPGCSLCMGNQASVREGAVVFSTSTRNFDNRMGPNSKVYLGSAELAALCALLGRLPSVEEYMSLVPKKLAGKTDKVYKYLNFNLIENYQLGN
- a CDS encoding FKBP-type peptidyl-prolyl cis-trans isomerase; this translates as MTIQKNCIVTLDYTVFDTENNLLDSGAQSLVYLHGGYGDIFEKIEKALEGKSVGESIHIQLSPKEAFGEYRQELVLIEDRSQFEDDLEVGQNVEMVFSEDDDDEIMLAYTVIDILEDRVILDANHPLAGVTIIFDGTVIGIREATSDEIEQRLLTQEESLFAMQN
- the ppsA gene encoding phosphoenolpyruvate synthase, giving the protein MRFIRFFNELHIGDIPLVGGKNASLGEMYQKLSTKGIKIPNGFATTSEAYHLLLKENGIKEKIEKLLEGLDISDTLSLQERGRAIRELILASTLPEQLIKELKSAYHMLSQEYSSENIDVAVRSSGTAEDLPDASFAGQQETFLNINTSEKLLECVKRCYASLFMDRAISYRTSRGFDHFKVALSVGVQKMVRSDMSSSGVIFTIDTESGSENLILINSIWGLGENVVSGKVNADEFFVFKPTLKKGLNTILKRSLGSKKEKMLYSDEAHTINVPTTEEEQKHFSISDTEVLILAHQALIIEEYYKRPMDIEWAKDGLDGKLYIVQARPETVQSKLQNNISIEKYALSSTKDLKLITSGRAVGDKIGSGEVKVIHNTSEFALFKEGNVLVADTTNPDWEPIMKKASAVVTNRGSRTCHAAIVAREIGVPAVVGCGNATEVLSNTQKVTVSCADGDEGHIYEGEIAFTCKTIDLSSLKHTKTKLMMNVGNPAEAFNLAKMPNDGVGLARMEFIMTHSINAHPMALVNMHKGSPVQDEEAIKAFMNPYTDAKEFFLQKISEGVGMIAAAFYPKPVIIRTSDFKSNEYRNMLGGLAYEAEEENPMIGFRGASRYYDESYKEAYALECEALKRVRDDMGLTNVIIMIPFVRTPEEGQKVIDIMNAQGLVQGINGLQIYAMCEIPANVIIADQFLKIFDGYSIGSNDLTQLVLGVDRESGQIAHIFNERNDAVTIMLKMAIAACKARGKYIGICGQAPSDYPEITEFLVKNGIDSISLNPDSLYKMHQVVENLEESLR